From the genome of Deinococcus seoulensis:
TACGGCTGCCCACGCCCAGCTTCGAGAAGATGTTCGCCAGGTGGACCTGCACGGTGCGCGGGCTGATCTCCAGGTCGCGGGCGATCTCCTTGTTGGTGCGGCCGGTCGCGGCGACCCGCAGGACTTCCAGTTCACGCGGGGACAGGTCGTCCTCGGGCGGGGTGGGCGTGGTGTGCGCGCTGAAGCGTTCCAGGACCTTGCGGGCCACGCTGGGATGCAGGGCGCTCTCGCCCGCCGCGACGGCCCGCACGGCGCCCAGCAGGTCGTCCTCGCTGGCGTTCTTCAGCAGGTACCCGGCCGCTCCGGCTTCCAGCAGCGCGAACACGTACGCGTCGTCGTCGTAGCTGGTCAGGACGAGCACGCCCACGCCGGGCCGCTCGGCCTTGATGGCGCGCGTGGCGTCGATGCCGTTCATGCCGGGCATGCTGACGTCCATCAGGATCACGTCCGGGTTCAGGGCGCGGGCCTTCACGATCGCTTCCTCGCCGCTGGCCGCCTCGCCGATCACGCGCAGGTCCGCCTCGGTTTCCAGCAGTTCGCGCGTGCCCTTGCGCACGACCGGGTGGTCGTCGACCAGCAGCAGCGTGATGGGGCGCGCAGCCCCGGATTCCAGCGTGTCGGCGTCAAGCATACGCGCAGGATAGTGCAAGACCCGGGTGCAGGACCCGCCCGTGCAAGGCCCCACCCGGAACGGCAGTGGGCCGCCACCCCACGCTGGGAGGAGCGGCCCGGTCTGTCCGGAGATGCCGGGGGTCAGTTCTTGGTGAGGTTCTTCCAGTACGTCCCGGCCCAGAAGGCGATCATGGGGTTGTAGGTGCTCTCGCTCACGCCGCCGATGTTGTCACGGTACGCGAACACGTTCGGCGAGGCGGGCATGATCACGTAGTACGCCTTCTCCAGCCCGCGCTTGGCGATCTGCGCGTACAGGTCGTCGCGTTTGGCCTGGTCGGTGGTGTTGCGCGCCTCGGTGATCAGGGCGTCCATCTCGGTGTCGGTCACGTTCAGGCGCGGGCCGTAGTAGCCGGTGCTGGCGTAGAAGGTCGTGACGAAGTTGTCCGGGTCGGCGTAGTCGGGCGCCCACGCGGACAGGATCATGGCTTCCTTGGGCGCGTTGTCGGACTTGATCAGGTCGCTCCACTGCTTGGCGACGATGTTCACCTTGAACTTGGGGTTCAGGGATTCGACGTTCTTCTTCAGCAGTTCCATGGCGGTCTGCTGGGTCACGCTGCCCGCACGGTACGAGATGTTCACGCTGAAGCCCTTGTCCCACACCTGACCGCCCCAGGCGCGCTGGAAGGCGGCCCTGGCGACCTCGGGATCGAAGGCCGGCGCTTCGAGGTTGGTGTCGTACCCGGGGAACGAGTCGGGCAGCAGGAAGTTACGGGGCGCGCCCTTGCCTTCCTGAACCTGCTCGATGTACGTGGGCACGTCGAAGGCCGCCACGAAGCCGCGGCGCACGTCGGCGTCACTGAAGAAGTCCGAGGGAATGCCGTTCCCGTCCAGTTTGCCACTGCCGAGCGCGCCGCCCGCGGCGATCTTCTCGTTCATGCTGAAGCCTGCGGCGGTCGTGTTGGGCAGGTCGTCCAGGACGCTCACGCCGGGCTTACCCTGGAGCTGCGAGGAGATGATGGAGCGGCCGCCTTCCTCGATGAAGTCCGCGTCGCCCTTCAGGAACGCCTGAATGCGGGCGGCCTGTTCGGGCACCTTCTGGATGATCACGTTCTTGATGCTGGGTTTCTGCTCGCCCCAGTACCCGTCGAAGGCGGTCAGGCTGACGCTGCTGGCGTCCTTGCCGACCAGTTTGTACGCGCCGGTGCCGCTGGGCTGCCCGGCCAGGGGGCTGCCGGTCAGGTCCTTGCCGACCGCGTCCTTCCAGGTGGCCTCGGTGCCGTCCCACTCGCCGAGTTCGATGGCGTGCTTGCTGTCCACGATGCCCTGGCCGATGTACGCCAGTTTCGCCAGGAAGGCCGGGTCGGTCTTGGGCAGCGTGAACACCAGCGTCTCGCCGTCGCACCTGACGGCGCCGCTGATCTTCTGCCACGTGATCGCCTTGTCGTCGTTGGCGTTGGCGGGCGTGCCCAGCAGGCTCTCGCTGATGAACCAGTTGCCGCTGTCGGCGGTGTTCGTCACGAGGTTACGGCGGATGGTGTACTCGGCGTCGGCGCAGGTGAAGTCGTTCCCGGTGTGGAACTTCACGCCTTCACGCAGCGTGAAACGGTACTCGGTACCGGCGTCGTTGGCGGTCCATTCGGTCGCCAGGACGGGTTCCAGTTCGGTCAGGCTGTTGCCCTTGTACCCGACCAGCGTCTCGTACATGTTCTCCACGACCTGCCCGCTGGCAGTGTCGTAGGTGGTGCCGGGGTCCATGGTGGGAATGTCGGCGGATTCCTGGATGACCAGGGTGCTGCCGGCGCCGCCACTGGCGTTTTCCTTGTTGTTGCACGCGGCGAGGGTCATGGCGAGCGTGGTCATGGCCACGGCTCCGAGGATCTTGGTGCGGTTCATCATGGTCTCCTTGGGTGGGCGCGGCGCGCGGGCCGCGGTCCGGGGGCTGGTCTGGGTGAATCAGTTCCGGGTGAATCCGTTCTGGGTGAATCAGTCCGCCGCTGGGGCTGGACACGGAACATTCCTGATCTGTGTACGGCTCCTGCACGCCACGCGCGTGGGCAGAAGAGCCGTCCGGCAGGATGGTCCGGGAAGGGCAGACCGGTCCGGGAAGAACAGCCGGAGAGGGCCTTCGCTGATTCTCATCGTAGGGAGCACTTATGAGAACGCCCTCCCAGAAGGCTGAAGGTACTGTATGCAGCCCGTGAACACCACCCGACCTGTCCGGGCCAGGGGAACAACGTCACAGACGAGGTCCGCACCACTGCTGACCCGTCCACCATCAGGTCGCGCCTCATGAATGAGAGGCCACCCACAGCGGCGCGCCGCCCCGCCCGTTAAGGTTTCGGGATGACTGCTTCCACCCCCGCCTCCTACGTCCTGCGCGGCACCGCTGCCGGCGGCACCCTGCGCATCGTGGGCATGGACTCCACCCAGGTCGTCGAGGACGCCCGCCTCCGCCACCACCTCAGCAAGACCGCCACCGCCGCGCTGGGCCGCACCCTGACCGGCAGCGTGCTGCTGGCCACCGTCCTCGGCAAACGCAGCGACAGCCGCGTCACCGTGCGCGTCGAGGGCGACGGCCCGGTCGGGTTCATCGTCGCCGAGGGCAGCGTGGACGGCCGCGTGCGCGGCTACGTCCGCCAGCCCGACGCGGACCTGCCGCTGCGCGAACGGGACGGCAAACTCGACGTGAGCGGCATCGTCGGCACGCAGGGCGAACTGAGCGTCACGCGCCTGCTCGACAACGGCGAACCGTACACTGGCAGCGCGCACCTCGTCAGCGGCGAGATC
Proteins encoded in this window:
- a CDS encoding response regulator; protein product: MLDADTLESGAARPITLLLVDDHPVVRKGTRELLETEADLRVIGEAASGEEAIVKARALNPDVILMDVSMPGMNGIDATRAIKAERPGVGVLVLTSYDDDAYVFALLEAGAAGYLLKNASEDDLLGAVRAVAAGESALHPSVARKVLERFSAHTTPTPPEDDLSPRELEVLRVAATGRTNKEIARDLEISPRTVQVHLANIFSKLGVGSRTEAVLHGIKRGWIDPQTI
- a CDS encoding ABC transporter substrate-binding protein; the encoded protein is MMNRTKILGAVAMTTLAMTLAACNNKENASGGAGSTLVIQESADIPTMDPGTTYDTASGQVVENMYETLVGYKGNSLTELEPVLATEWTANDAGTEYRFTLREGVKFHTGNDFTCADAEYTIRRNLVTNTADSGNWFISESLLGTPANANDDKAITWQKISGAVRCDGETLVFTLPKTDPAFLAKLAYIGQGIVDSKHAIELGEWDGTEATWKDAVGKDLTGSPLAGQPSGTGAYKLVGKDASSVSLTAFDGYWGEQKPSIKNVIIQKVPEQAARIQAFLKGDADFIEEGGRSIISSQLQGKPGVSVLDDLPNTTAAGFSMNEKIAAGGALGSGKLDGNGIPSDFFSDADVRRGFVAAFDVPTYIEQVQEGKGAPRNFLLPDSFPGYDTNLEAPAFDPEVARAAFQRAWGGQVWDKGFSVNISYRAGSVTQQTAMELLKKNVESLNPKFKVNIVAKQWSDLIKSDNAPKEAMILSAWAPDYADPDNFVTTFYASTGYYGPRLNVTDTEMDALITEARNTTDQAKRDDLYAQIAKRGLEKAYYVIMPASPNVFAYRDNIGGVSESTYNPMIAFWAGTYWKNLTKN